The DNA region CCCGAGAAGGACTTCTCGTGGGAAGAGGTTGACCACAGCAAGTGGGAAGCCGTCGCCAAAGGCGACACCCCGTCGGCCCAAGTTTACGGAGCCGAAGTGGCCCAGAACAACGACCAGATCACGACTCAGGACCTGCCCGAAATCGTCATCTTCTCGGCCAGCGTCCCCTCGTGGGTCCCCTACATCGGCGGCGACGAGGTGACGGTGAAGGTCGTCCCGACCCTCTCGTGGCAGTCCGTCTCGCTCGACGTGGTCGTCTGTCTCGACAACAGCTGCGTCTCCGTCGGTGGGTTCGGCGTCGAGCAGGACGACTCGGACGTGTGTGTTGACTTTAAGCACGGTAGCGTTCCGCTCGACATCGGCATCTGTGCCAACGCTTCGTGGGACGGCGGCTACGACGTTACCCTCAGCATCGACGCCGAAGTCTGTGTCAAGTACACGGACTACTGCGTCAGCGGTTCCGTCATCGACGTTCAGCTGTAACCCCGTCTCCAACCCCATGCGAAGTTGAACCGGTAACTCGGACCGTCACACAGTCGAGCAGGTCGGCTGTGTGAGCTCAAAACCCTAACCGGAGTAGTGCGGCGACGCACTCATCGATATTTTTCGAGGCTCAATCGTCAGCGTCGGTATTGCGTTCCGGAGTCCAACGTCGTTCAGAGATCGCGTGACTGTAGAAACGCGTAGAGGGTGTCTCGCCTTTCGAAACGTTCGGTTCGTACGAATCGAAATCGACTGCCTACTGCGACGATGCCGACGCCGAGCAGGGTTAGAGGAACGTCGGCGTTATCGGGTACTTCCACTCCGCCCCGCCCAACGCTTTGAAGGCCGCTAAAACGCAGAAGACGAGGTCCAACAGTCCGACGATCAGGATACCGAAAGCGCCGACGATCACGAACAGGCCCGATACCGATTCGAGACCGAACGCCATGAGGCCGAAGACGATGCTCGACACGAGAACAAAGATTTGCCAGTTCACTGCGTTCGTGGCGTTCGCCTTGGTGAATCTCGCGTCGGAGAGCAGATACACAATCCCGGTACCAAAGATCCCGAAAAAGAGTCCGAGGATGTGAACCGCCACACCCATAATGGTTGACTGATTGTCATTGCGGGAGCTTACATTTGAACTCATTTTTGCATTCTAAAATACACTTCTTAAGTATATAAATTTAATGGGTGGGAAGAGGCTACCGTCGGGAGGTTTTCGAAGGTACAGACGTATAAAGAGGCCCGAGCGGAAGTTCACCCCCGAGCGCGAGTCGGCGAATACGGATGGCGGGGTTCTACGGGACATTCCGACGCGGCGTACCAACTGCCAACGCCGGGGTTTCTTAATTGGCACTTTCGGGAGACTCGGTGCGGCCGCCGAGGCTCTCGAAGTCGAAGTTCTCGAACTGGCTCGGTCTCATCTCCTCCTTTGCGTAGAGGTAGAGTGCGGTCTTGAGAATCGCCCAAATCGTCTGATGGAAAACGTACGTTACGGCGAAGGCAGGGAGCACGAAAAGCGCGTACAGCAAGACGCTCCCGTCCGGGAAGAGCAGTCGGGCGACCCCGAAAGAGGGGACGGCGAGCAAGAGACCAATCCCACCCGTGATGAAGGTAATACCGAGACCCGCACCGAACGTCTCACCCCAAACCTGCTTGAACGTTCGCAGGCTTTCCCTGAACATCGACCGGACGCTAACATCCTCAAAGACAATCACGGGAACGACGAAAAACGTCACAATCGACCAACTCGCGGAGAACAGCACGTACACGGCACCGGAGATCGCGTTGAGCAGATTGTTGTCGTTGTTGTCCGCAATCTGCAAAACGAGGCTGACCGTCGCGGAGATGAGCGACCAGACGAGTATCGGTCCGAGGTGTCCAGTCACTTCAGTCGTACACGCGTAGAGGCTGATCTCTTCGCCGTGAAAGGCTTTTTTCGCACCGACGACCAACGACGCCGAAAAGAACGTGCTTGCGAACGTCGTCGTGAAGTAGAGGACGAAGAGAACGACGTATTCGGCCCCATTCCCGATAGAGAGACCGTAAAGCAACGGAAGCAACAACAGGGCGAAGAAGACGATACTGGAGAGTATCGACAGTATCGGGAACAGCGCCATCTTCGGGTGTGCTCGCATCACGTCGAGACAGTCGGCGACCAAACGTCTCCCGGTTCGTAACTGACCGAGATACTTCGAGACGATGCCGTTTCCTCCACTCGCGGTCGTGCGTTTATCGTTCATGGTTCAAATCGGTTCGTATCAGTGATGAGTGTTCTGAATAAATTGGCAGTAACGGCGTCCTAACTGTAATTTTTATATGTTCTACGCGGTGTGTACGGCTCGGTCCTCGATGACGGCGGCGACACCGACCCGCGTTTCGTGGGAAGCGGGCGACACCGAAAGGTTCGCCGCCGGGAGAGCAACGCCAGCGGGTTCGTTGCGAAACCAGTACGGTTGGAGGGTGGGTCGCGGCTAGCCGGTTACGGCTCGAAGTGAACGCGGTGAACGACCTCTTCGGTGCCGTCCTTGACCACGGTCACGACGATTTGGTCGCCTTCGGGGTGAATGGGAACGGCGACCCACGAGTCCGACCACGAACCGTCGAACTCGGCGACGTGGCCTTCGACCGTCGATTCGACGCGGATGATATCAGCCTCGACGCCGGGCGATTCCGTCAGGTGAACGTCAACGGTGTTCTCCTGTGAGCTGTTGTATTCGATTCTATCGACGACCGTTCCGTCCGTGTCCTTGATCGGTTCGTCGAACATTTCGTCGAGGTTGGCAGGCGCTTGCTCGTTCTTCCCGATCCAGAAGACGCGCCAGTCGCCGTTCTCCGTCGCAAGAACCCACGTACCGGGCGCATTCGACTTCGCGTCCTCCAGTTCGACATCGACCATCATCACGTCACTTCCCTCGATAGTGTCGGCGAGTTCGCTCTTCTCGAACTGTTGAGACGCGAACTCCAGTTCGAGTATATCAGACGCGGACGCGTCCGCGACCGCGACCGTAGAACTCGTACGGGGACCGCTATCGGCGAACTTGAACATGACATTTCCGCCGTCGAGCGCGCTCTGCAACGGACTCGAACTGTGAACGACTTCGGACAGCGTGTCCACGTCCTCGTCTTTGGCCGCACTGAGGTACGTGTCGATGATGTCTGTCGGGACCATGGTACCGTCGTCGGACTCGTCGCTCGTCGTGGCTGAAGTAGTCTCGGTTTCGTTTCCGCTACTGGTCTCCGTGGCGGACCCGGAACCATCGCCGGTTCCGCCATCGTTCGTCGATGTTCCGATGCATCCTGTGAGGAGGGACGATGCAGTGACGCCAGCAGTGACCAAATACGTTCGGCGATTCATTTCCAATCGTTACGACGAAGGGTAGTA from Halorussus pelagicus includes:
- a CDS encoding DUF4870 domain-containing protein → MAVHILGLFFGIFGTGIVYLLSDARFTKANATNAVNWQIFVLVSSIVFGLMAFGLESVSGLFVIVGAFGILIVGLLDLVFCVLAAFKALGGAEWKYPITPTFL
- a CDS encoding DUF6159 family protein; the encoded protein is MNDKRTTASGGNGIVSKYLGQLRTGRRLVADCLDVMRAHPKMALFPILSILSSIVFFALLLLPLLYGLSIGNGAEYVVLFVLYFTTTFASTFFSASLVVGAKKAFHGEEISLYACTTEVTGHLGPILVWSLISATVSLVLQIADNNDNNLLNAISGAVYVLFSASWSIVTFFVVPVIVFEDVSVRSMFRESLRTFKQVWGETFGAGLGITFITGGIGLLLAVPSFGVARLLFPDGSVLLYALFVLPAFAVTYVFHQTIWAILKTALYLYAKEEMRPSQFENFDFESLGGRTESPESAN